GCAGCCGGGGTTCGTCGATCTCCCAGTAGCTGTGTTCGCGACCGTCGAGCAGGATCACCGGCAGCCGGTCGCCGTACTCGGCGCGCAGCCCGGGCTCGCCGCCCGCCGCGGCGGCGTCGACGTCGGTGGCGAGCAGGGTGAAGCCCAGTTCGGCGGCGAGTTCGGCGAGCCGGGCCTGCGCGCGCACACACATCGCGCACCCTTGGCGGGTCAGCAACTGCACCTCATGGCCGGTCACCTCCCCAGTGTGGCACCGGTCGCGTCGCCGCCGCCAACGCCGCGCGCCGGATAAAGT
This sequence is a window from Mycolicibacillus parakoreensis. Protein-coding genes within it:
- a CDS encoding glutaredoxin family protein; amino-acid sequence: MCVRAQARLAELAAELGFTLLATDVDAAAAGGEPGLRAEYGDRLPVILLDGREHSYWEIDEPRLRADLGR